A part of Entelurus aequoreus isolate RoL-2023_Sb linkage group LG10, RoL_Eaeq_v1.1, whole genome shotgun sequence genomic DNA contains:
- the LOC133658948 gene encoding zinc finger protein OZF-like isoform X1, whose translation MCQVQMLRVLVTRRLTAAVEDIFAVLERTIAEYEGELSRTKEENERQRQLLDAVFKKPQVVFHRTDVYELTGRQKECLPKSQGGNSALKHPQPPLVKEEEEGPHPLHCKEEEEGERLLGQEEADLTKFPLTVVSVETEDHEDKPPESSQLHHSPNVQQLIGHQEEPLCQLLEVSSRLKQEDPQPPHIKEEEDKLHITQERECLLRQEEADLTKFPLTVVCVKTEDHEDKPPESSQLHHSPSEEKREVEPPSSSSPQHMTTENDGDHSGGSQADNLLAPLSDSDHSTSHVNVNMESHMKTPTEKKPFSCSVCGQIFSRKGSIQIHMRTHTGEKPFICSVCAKGFVTNSDLTRHMRTHTGEKPFICSNCGKKFSRKGMMQLHMRTHTGEKPFICSNCGKRFSRKGIMMSHMRTHTGEKPFSCPVCGKILSHKRNMQRHMGTHAGE comes from the exons atgtgtcaagtacaaatgcTGAGAGTGTTGGTGACTCGGCGACTGACTGCGGCTGTTGAAGACATATTTGCAGTgttagaaagaacgatagcagagtacgagggcGAACTTTCtcgaacaaaagaggagaacgagcgacaacgtcaactactggacgcaGTTTTCAAGAAGCCTCAAGTTGTGTtccacagaacag ATGTCTACGAGCTGACTGGACGTCAGAAAGAATGTCTCCCTAAGTCGCAGGGGGGGAACTCCGCTTTGAAGCATCCACAGCCCCCTCttgttaaagaggaagaggaaggtCCACATCCCCTCCactgtaaagaagaagaagagggagAGCGTCTTCTCGGGCAGGAGgaagctgatctcaccaagtttccactgactgttgtctctgtggagactgaagaccatgaagacaaaccacctgagtcctcacagcttcatcacagtccaa acgtccagcagctgattggtcatcaAGAAGAACCTCTCTGTCAGTTGCTGGAGGTGAGCTCCCGTTTGAagcaggaggatccacagcccccccacattaaagaggaagaggataaACTCCATATCACTCAGGAGAGAGAGTGTCTTCTaaggcaggaggaggctgatctcaccaagtttccactgactgttgtctgtgtgaagactgaagaccatgaagacaaaccacctgagtcctcacagcttcatcacagtccaagtgaggagaagagagaggtggagcctccaagcagcagctcaccacaacacatgacaacagaaaatGATGGAGACCAcagtggaggatcacaagcagacaacctcttagctccactatcagatagtgaccaCTCAACGTCACACGTTAATGTAAATATGGAATCACACATGAAAACTCCCACAGagaaaaaacctttcagttgttcagtttgcggcCAAATATTTTCCCGAAAAGGTAGTATtcaaatacacatgagaacacatacaggagaaaaaccgtttatttgttcagtttgtgcCAAAGGCTTTGTTACAAACTCTGACTTGACTCGACACATGcggacacacactggagaaaaaccttttatttgCTCAAACTGTGGCAAAAAGTTTTCTCGAAAGGGAATGATGCAGTTAcatatgagaacgcacacaggagaaaaacccttcATTTGCTCAAACTGCGGAAAGAGGTTTTCTCGGAAGGGAATTATGAtgtcacacatgagaacacatacaggagaaaaacctttcagttgtccAGTTTGTGGTAAAATATTATCTCACAAACGTAATATGCAAAGACACATGGGAACACACGCAGGAGAATAA
- the LOC133658948 gene encoding uncharacterized protein LOC133658948 isoform X2 yields the protein MCQVQMLRVLVTRRLTAAVEDIFAVLERTIAEYEGELSRTKEENERQRQLLDAVFKKPQVVFHRTDVYELTGRQKECLPKSQGGNSALKHPQPPLVKEEEEGPHPLHCKEEEEGERLLGQEEADLTKFPLTVVSVETEDHEDKPPESSQLHHSPNGQVVVGGGALL from the exons atgtgtcaagtacaaatgcTGAGAGTGTTGGTGACTCGGCGACTGACTGCGGCTGTTGAAGACATATTTGCAGTgttagaaagaacgatagcagagtacgagggcGAACTTTCtcgaacaaaagaggagaacgagcgacaacgtcaactactggacgcaGTTTTCAAGAAGCCTCAAGTTGTGTtccacagaacag ATGTCTACGAGCTGACTGGACGTCAGAAAGAATGTCTCCCTAAGTCGCAGGGGGGGAACTCCGCTTTGAAGCATCCACAGCCCCCTCttgttaaagaggaagaggaaggtCCACATCCCCTCCactgtaaagaagaagaagagggagAGCGTCTTCTCGGGCAGGAGgaagctgatctcaccaagtttccactgactgttgtctctgtggagactgaagaccatgaagacaaaccacctgagtcctcacagcttcatcacagtccaa ATGGCCAGGTTGTAGTGG gtggcggggctctcctttag
- the LOC133658948 gene encoding uncharacterized protein LOC133658948 isoform X3, translating into MCQVQMLRVLVTRRLTAAVEDIFAVLERTIAEYEGELSRTKEENERQRQLLDAVFKKPQVVFHRTDVYELTGRQKECLPKSQGGNSALKHPQPPLVKEEEEGPHPLHCKEEEEGERLLGQEEADLTKFPLTVVSVETEDHEDKPPESSQLHHSPSGGALL; encoded by the exons atgtgtcaagtacaaatgcTGAGAGTGTTGGTGACTCGGCGACTGACTGCGGCTGTTGAAGACATATTTGCAGTgttagaaagaacgatagcagagtacgagggcGAACTTTCtcgaacaaaagaggagaacgagcgacaacgtcaactactggacgcaGTTTTCAAGAAGCCTCAAGTTGTGTtccacagaacag ATGTCTACGAGCTGACTGGACGTCAGAAAGAATGTCTCCCTAAGTCGCAGGGGGGGAACTCCGCTTTGAAGCATCCACAGCCCCCTCttgttaaagaggaagaggaaggtCCACATCCCCTCCactgtaaagaagaagaagagggagAGCGTCTTCTCGGGCAGGAGgaagctgatctcaccaagtttccactgactgttgtctctgtggagactgaagaccatgaagacaaaccacctgagtcctcacagcttcatcacagtccaa gtggcggggctctcctttag
- the LOC133658945 gene encoding oocyte zinc finger protein XlCOF6-like: MCERKVAEFEEKLSNERQRQLLDAVFKEPQIGLDKTDVQQLIGRQKERLRKSEGGNSTLKQEDPLHHLLKEEDLQPADVKEEDEDLQPPGVEEEDPQPPHIEEQGEGEFLLGQEEADLTKFPLTVVSVKTEDHEDKPPESSQLHHSPSVQQLTGHQKEPLSKLLEVSSLLKQEEPQPPNIKEEEEEFRITQEQACLLEQEEADLTKFPLTVVSVKSEDHENKPPESSQLHHSPSEEKREVEPPSSSSPQHMTTEDDGDYSGGSQVDNLLAPLSDSDDSTSHVDVNMGGEKCSVCGKRLSHKHNLQRHMRTHTGEKPFSCSVCGKIFSEKHCMQRHMRTHSKEKPFSCSVCSKTFSEKLYMQRHMGTHIQEKPFICSNCGKRFSQRGMMLSHMRTHTGKPFSCSVCCKRLSNEHNMLRHMRTHTGEKPFICSVCAKGFVTNSDLTRHMRTHTGEKPFICSNCGKRFAQRGMMLHMRTHTGEKPFSCSVCGKQFSQKRLMQLHMGMHTGEKPFICSVCSKGFGTSSDLTRHMGTHTEEKPFICPDCGKKFSQMRIMVLHMRTHTGEKPFSCAVCGQRYAAKHIMQRHMRSHTGEKPFSCSVCGKIFSEKGYMQRHMRTHTGEKPYICSVCAKGFVKNSDLTRHMRTHTGEKPFICSNCGKKFSLKGTMLSHMRTHTGEKPFSCLECGQHFSRRGMMLSHMRTHAENLSVV; the protein is encoded by the exons atgtgcgaaagaaagGTAGCAGAGTTCGAGGAGAAACTTTCGAACGAGCGAcaacgtcaactactggacgctgttttcaaggagCCTCAAATTGGGTTGGAcaaaacag ATGTTCAGCAGCTGATTGGACGTCAGAAAGAAAGACTCCGTAAGTCGGAGGGGGGGAACTCCACCTTGAAGCAGGAGGATCCGCTGCACCATCTTCTTAAAGAGGAAGATCTCCAGCCCGCTGATGTTAAAGAGGAAGACGAGGACCTACAGCCCCCTGGTGTAGAAGAAGAAGATCCACAACCCCCTCACATTGAAGAACAAGGGGAGGGAGAGtttcttctagggcaggaggaggcggatctcaccaagtttccactgactgttgtctctgtgaagactgaagaccatgaagacaaaccacctgagtcctcacagcttcatcacagtccaa GTGTCCAGCAACTGACTGGTCATCAAAAAGAACCTCTTTCTAAGTTGCTGGAAGTGAGCTCCCTTTTGAagcaggaggagccacagccccccaacattaaagaggaagaggaggaattcCGGATCACCCAGGAGCAAGCTTGTCTACTAGAGCAGGAGGAGGcggatctcaccaagtttccactgactgttgtctctgtgaagtctGAAGACCATGaaaacaaaccacctgagtcctcacagcttcatcacagtccaagtgaggagaagagagaggtggagcctccaagcagcagctcaccacaacacatgacaaccgAAGATGATGGAGATTACAGTGGAGGatcacaagtagacaacctcttagctccactatcagatagtgatgaTTCAACATCGCACGTTGATGTAAATATGGGAGGGGAAAAgtgttcagtttgcggtaaaagATTATCTCACAAGCACAATTtgcaaagacacatgagaacacatacaggagaaaaacctttcagttgttcagtttgcggtaaaatATTCTCCGAAAAACATTGTATGCAACGACACATGAGAACGCATTCaaaagaaaaacctttcagttgttcggTTTGCAGTAAAACATTCTCCGAAAAACTTTATATGCAAAGACACATGGGCACGCACATACAAGAAAAACCTTTCATTTGCTCAAACTGTGGCAAAAGATTTTCTCAAAGGGGAATGATGCTGTCAcatatgagaacgcacacaggaaaacctttcagttgttcagtttgctGTAAAAGATTATCTAATGAACATAATATgctaagacacatgagaacacacacaggtgaaaaaccttttatttgttcagtttgtgcAAAAGGCTTTGTTACAAACTCTGACTTGACTCGACACAtgcgaacacacactggagaaaaaccttttatttgCTCAAACTGTGGCAAAAGGTTTGCTCAAAGGGGAATGATGTTacatatgagaacacacacaggagaaaaaccttttagttgTTCTGTGTGCGGTAAACAATTTTCTCAAAAGAGATTGATGCAGTTACACATGGGAatgcacacaggtgaaaaaccttttatttgTTCAGTTTGCTCAAAAGGCTTTGGTACAAGCTCtgatttgactcgacacatgggAACTCACACTGAAGAAAAACCTTTCATTTGCCCAGACTGTGGTAAAAAGTTTTCTCAAATGAGAATTATGGtgttacacatgagaacacatacaggaGAAAAACCCTTCAGTTGTGCAGTGTGTGGTCAAAGATACGCTGCAAAACATATCATGCAAAGACACATGAGATCACATACAGGAGAAAAGCCTTTCAGTTGTTCAGTCTGCGGTAAAATATTCTCAGAAAAAGGTTACATGCAAAGACATATGAGAACACATACAGGTGAAAAACCTTATATTTGTTCAGTCTGTGCAAAAGGCTTTGTTAAAAATTCtgatttgactcgacacatgcggacacacacgggagaaaaacctttcatttGTTCAAACTGTGGCAAAAAGTTTTCTCTAAAGGGAACAATGCTGTCacatatgagaacacacaccggagaaaaacctttcagttgtttagAGTGTGGTCAACACTTTTCTCGAAGGGGAATGATGCTGTCACATATGAGAACACACGCAGAAAACCTGTCTGTTGTATAG
- the LOC133658946 gene encoding zinc finger protein 391-like isoform X2 — translation MCWVKMCERRVAEYEEELSRTKEKERRQLLDAVFKKPQDVPHLIGCQQESLTMSQGGSSGGEQPPHFKEKEEEPRRQHNKEEYKEPQTCHVKQEEEYPQPNHFIEEEEGDCLLGQEEADLTKFPLTVVSVKTADHEDQPPESSQLHHSPNVQKLIGYQEEPPFLLLEGSSLLKQEDPHPPHIKEEEENVWITQERECLLGQKKADLTKFPLTVVSVKTEDKPPESSQLHHSPSEEKREVEPPSRSSPQHMTTEADGDHCGGSQVDNLLAPLSDSDDSTSHINVNMKSHMKTYTGKKTFDCSVCGKIFSLKCNLQTHMKTHTGEKSFMCSVCAKGFVKNSDLTRHMRTHTGEKPFSCSVCSKRLSHIYHMQRHMRTHTGEKPFSCSVCGKIFSDKHNMQVHMRTHTGEKPFICSICAKSFVTKSELSCHMRTHTGEKPFICSDCGKTFSQRKTMLSHMRTHTGEKPFSCSICGKLFSLKSNVQIHLATHTGKKPYSCSVCGKGYTDKRVMQRHMKTHTGE, via the exons atgtCCCGCACCTGATTGGATGTCAGCAAGAAAGTCTCACTATGTCACAGGGGGGTAGCTCAGGGGGGGAACAGCCCCCTCATTTTAAAGAGAAAGAGGAGGAGCCACGGCGCCAACACAATAAGGAGGAATACAAGGAGCCACAAACTTGTCACGTAAAACAGGAAGAGGAGTATCCACAACCCAACCACTTTatagaggaagaggagggagattgtcttctagggcaggaggaggcggatctcaccaagtttccactgactgttgtctctgtgaagactgcaGACCATGAAGAccaaccacctgagtcctcacagcttcatcacagtccaa ACGTCCAGAAGCTGATTGGTTATCAAGAAGAACCTCCCTTTCTGTTGCTGGAGGGAAGCTCACTTTTGAAGCAGGAGGATCCTcatcccccccacattaaagaggaagaggagaatgtctggatcactcaggaaagagagtgtcttctagggcagaagaaggctgatctcaccaagtttccactgactgttgtctctgtgaagactgaagacaaaccacctgagtcctcacagcttcatcacagtccaagtgaggagaagagagaggtggaGCCTCCAAGCAGAAGCTcaccacaacacatgacaacagaagctgatggagaccactgtggaggatcacaagtagacaaccttttagctccactatcagatagtgacgactCAACATCACACATTAATGTAAATATGAAATCACACATGAAAACATACACAGGGAAAAAAACTTTTgattgttcagtttgcggtaaaatATTCTCCCTAAAATGTAATCTTCaaacacacatgaaaacacatacAGGAGAAAAATCTTTCATGTGTTCAGTTTGTGCTAAAGGCTTTGTTAAAAACTCtgatttgactcgacacatgaggacacacactggagaaaaacctttcagttgttcagtttgcaGTAAAAGATTATCTCACATATATCATATGCAGAGACACATGAGAACGcatacaggagaaaaacctttcagttgttcagtttgcggtaaaatTTTCTctgataaacataatatgcaagtacacatgagaacacatacaggaGAAAAACCCTTCATATGTTCAATTTGTGCTAAAAGCTTTGTTACAAAGTCTGAGTTGTCGTGTCACATGCGaacgcacaccggagaaaaaccttttatttgCTCAGACTGTGGCAAAACGTTTTCGCAGAGGAAAACGATGCTCTCacatatgagaacacacacaggggaAAAACCCTTCAGTTGTTCAATTTGCGGTAAATTGTTCTCCCTAAAAAGTAATGTGCAAATACACTTGGCAACGCACACGGGAAAAAAACCTTACAGTTGTTCAGTGTGTGGTAAAGGATACACTGACAAACGTGTAATGCAaagacacatgaaaacacacacaggagaataa
- the LOC133658946 gene encoding zinc finger protein 391-like isoform X1 encodes MCWVKMCERRVAEYEEELSRTKEKERRQLLDAVFKKPQGVLHITDVPHLIGCQQESLTMSQGGSSGGEQPPHFKEKEEEPRRQHNKEEYKEPQTCHVKQEEEYPQPNHFIEEEEGDCLLGQEEADLTKFPLTVVSVKTADHEDQPPESSQLHHSPNVQKLIGYQEEPPFLLLEGSSLLKQEDPHPPHIKEEEENVWITQERECLLGQKKADLTKFPLTVVSVKTEDKPPESSQLHHSPSEEKREVEPPSRSSPQHMTTEADGDHCGGSQVDNLLAPLSDSDDSTSHINVNMKSHMKTYTGKKTFDCSVCGKIFSLKCNLQTHMKTHTGEKSFMCSVCAKGFVKNSDLTRHMRTHTGEKPFSCSVCSKRLSHIYHMQRHMRTHTGEKPFSCSVCGKIFSDKHNMQVHMRTHTGEKPFICSICAKSFVTKSELSCHMRTHTGEKPFICSDCGKTFSQRKTMLSHMRTHTGEKPFSCSICGKLFSLKSNVQIHLATHTGKKPYSCSVCGKGYTDKRVMQRHMKTHTGE; translated from the exons atgtCCCGCACCTGATTGGATGTCAGCAAGAAAGTCTCACTATGTCACAGGGGGGTAGCTCAGGGGGGGAACAGCCCCCTCATTTTAAAGAGAAAGAGGAGGAGCCACGGCGCCAACACAATAAGGAGGAATACAAGGAGCCACAAACTTGTCACGTAAAACAGGAAGAGGAGTATCCACAACCCAACCACTTTatagaggaagaggagggagattgtcttctagggcaggaggaggcggatctcaccaagtttccactgactgttgtctctgtgaagactgcaGACCATGAAGAccaaccacctgagtcctcacagcttcatcacagtccaa ACGTCCAGAAGCTGATTGGTTATCAAGAAGAACCTCCCTTTCTGTTGCTGGAGGGAAGCTCACTTTTGAAGCAGGAGGATCCTcatcccccccacattaaagaggaagaggagaatgtctggatcactcaggaaagagagtgtcttctagggcagaagaaggctgatctcaccaagtttccactgactgttgtctctgtgaagactgaagacaaaccacctgagtcctcacagcttcatcacagtccaagtgaggagaagagagaggtggaGCCTCCAAGCAGAAGCTcaccacaacacatgacaacagaagctgatggagaccactgtggaggatcacaagtagacaaccttttagctccactatcagatagtgacgactCAACATCACACATTAATGTAAATATGAAATCACACATGAAAACATACACAGGGAAAAAAACTTTTgattgttcagtttgcggtaaaatATTCTCCCTAAAATGTAATCTTCaaacacacatgaaaacacatacAGGAGAAAAATCTTTCATGTGTTCAGTTTGTGCTAAAGGCTTTGTTAAAAACTCtgatttgactcgacacatgaggacacacactggagaaaaacctttcagttgttcagtttgcaGTAAAAGATTATCTCACATATATCATATGCAGAGACACATGAGAACGcatacaggagaaaaacctttcagttgttcagtttgcggtaaaatTTTCTctgataaacataatatgcaagtacacatgagaacacatacaggaGAAAAACCCTTCATATGTTCAATTTGTGCTAAAAGCTTTGTTACAAAGTCTGAGTTGTCGTGTCACATGCGaacgcacaccggagaaaaaccttttatttgCTCAGACTGTGGCAAAACGTTTTCGCAGAGGAAAACGATGCTCTCacatatgagaacacacacaggggaAAAACCCTTCAGTTGTTCAATTTGCGGTAAATTGTTCTCCCTAAAAAGTAATGTGCAAATACACTTGGCAACGCACACGGGAAAAAAACCTTACAGTTGTTCAGTGTGTGGTAAAGGATACACTGACAAACGTGTAATGCAaagacacatgaaaacacacacaggagaataa